The Nostoc sp. 'Lobaria pulmonaria (5183) cyanobiont' genome window below encodes:
- a CDS encoding sensor histidine kinase, whose product MLLLGFFLGLAVGIGFWVWQQVQLNRYLGRLLRPLTSHSYKMGLLMIPGLRQEIAMVKQQRQDLQQSLQTYQDLLDFAPVGYLQVDEENQLLWCNRQAQEILYLQRWQPEQVRLLLELVRSYELDHLIEQTRDSQKPQTGEWIFHPSCDDAAEMATIKSLALRASSLPLPNGQVGVFLENRQPLLDINQARDRSFSDLAHELRTPLTSIRLVVETLQNRLEPPLNRWVNRLMQEVDRLINLVQSWLDLTQMEANPNMQLQAKAVELRSLIASVWETLEPLAVRQHLSFSYSGPENLWIKADRARIYQVFLNLLDNSIKYSPSSTSIYVEAKILSTKDNDAASPILEISLIDSGVGFSEADLPHVFERFYRGDKARTHSPQDSNSIGAIVGNGLGLAIVEQILIAHGGSIKAMNHPETGGAWMQLQFPEVMANSLSQDYS is encoded by the coding sequence ATGCTTTTATTGGGATTTTTTCTGGGTTTAGCGGTAGGCATTGGGTTTTGGGTTTGGCAACAGGTTCAACTTAACCGTTACCTGGGGCGCTTACTCCGACCGTTAACCTCGCATTCTTACAAGATGGGACTGCTGATGATTCCTGGGTTGCGGCAGGAAATAGCAATGGTGAAACAGCAACGGCAAGATTTGCAGCAGTCGTTGCAAACTTACCAAGACCTGCTAGATTTTGCACCTGTGGGATATTTGCAGGTAGATGAGGAAAATCAACTGCTGTGGTGCAATCGACAGGCGCAGGAAATTTTGTATCTGCAAAGGTGGCAACCAGAACAAGTGCGCTTGTTATTGGAGTTGGTAAGGTCTTACGAACTTGACCATTTAATTGAGCAAACTCGCGATTCGCAAAAACCACAAACAGGAGAATGGATATTTCATCCATCTTGTGATGATGCAGCAGAGATGGCAACAATCAAATCTCTGGCTTTGCGGGCTTCTAGCTTGCCTTTACCCAATGGACAAGTGGGAGTCTTTTTAGAAAATCGTCAACCCCTATTAGATATAAATCAAGCACGCGATCGCTCTTTTTCCGACCTAGCACACGAACTCAGAACACCGCTAACTTCGATTCGCTTAGTTGTAGAAACTTTACAAAACCGTTTAGAACCGCCTTTAAATCGCTGGGTTAACCGCTTAATGCAAGAAGTTGATCGGCTGATTAACTTGGTGCAAAGCTGGTTAGACCTCACCCAAATGGAAGCAAACCCAAATATGCAATTGCAAGCTAAAGCTGTAGAATTGCGATCGCTCATTGCATCTGTTTGGGAAACACTAGAACCCTTAGCAGTGCGTCAACATCTGTCTTTTTCTTATTCTGGCCCAGAAAATCTGTGGATTAAGGCAGATAGAGCCAGGATTTACCAGGTTTTTCTCAACTTGCTAGACAATAGCATTAAGTACAGTCCTTCTAGTACAAGCATTTACGTTGAAGCGAAAATCTTATCAACAAAGGATAATGATGCTGCTTCCCCAATCTTGGAAATAAGTCTTATTGATTCTGGAGTCGGGTTTTCGGAGGCAGATTTACCTCACGTTTTTGAGCGATTTTATCGAGGAGATAAAGCGCGAACTCATTCCCCCCAAGATAGTAACTCCATAGGGGCGATCGTTGGCAATGGATTAGGATTAGCGATCGTTGAGCAAATTCTGATCGCTCACGGTGGTTCAATCAAAGCGATGAACCATCCAGAAACTGGGGGTGCGTGGATGCAACTCCAATTTCCTGAAGTTATGGCAAACTCCCTAAGCCAAGACTATAGTTAG
- a CDS encoding S8 family peptidase, whose amino-acid sequence MPDSFSCRIQISGKGLKDLVENFPYIFDVSEPDEFAEIIQREDLSDTDSPSFQLESPELNAPKVCVIDSGIQERHSLLRAAIDSKNSRSWVPRETDKTPDYVSNGGHGTSVAGAVLYPRTIPRNGNEKAVCWIQNARVLQANCKLPKQLFPANLLGEIVEFYHEQTGTRIFNHSITGSVPCLTRYMSAWASSIDNLTWQKKDILFIVAAGNLPLNSRIGFTRLSVREHIAANRQYPDYLLEDSCRIANPAQSFQALTVGSIALNSYHAPPYYSIAQKDKPSAFSCCGLGIWETIKPEVVEYGGDLVIDEGLPPNITFPKDVCPELVRSTLNGGPAIGADKVGTSFAVPKVSHIAARLAAELPNESCLLYRALIVQSARWPEWIVGYGGDKLHILRQIGYGLPDVDRALGNAPNRITLMTTGERRIVAKQAHIYQVKLPEKLRSQGEAFKILLEVTLSYKAQPRRTRRNRRKYLSTWLDWECSKKGEDPELFKARVLEEFVAPEDAEKGEGLFKWMLGKQNHHGIIKGVSRSAGTLQKDWAVVNSFELTEAFSIAVVGHEGWNNDPEASVPYSLVMSFEAIQVDIPIYTSIVEAQVETEIEPLIEIQSIVGS is encoded by the coding sequence TTGCCTGACAGTTTTTCATGTCGAATTCAAATTTCAGGTAAAGGTCTAAAAGATTTAGTTGAAAATTTCCCTTACATTTTTGATGTTAGTGAGCCAGATGAGTTTGCTGAAATTATTCAGCGAGAGGATCTATCTGATACTGATTCTCCATCATTTCAACTAGAATCGCCAGAATTAAATGCTCCTAAAGTATGCGTTATAGATAGTGGTATTCAAGAAAGACATTCTCTGCTAAGAGCAGCAATTGATTCAAAAAACTCAAGGTCTTGGGTTCCACGAGAAACTGATAAAACTCCAGACTATGTTAGCAATGGTGGACATGGAACAAGTGTCGCTGGTGCAGTCCTTTATCCAAGAACTATACCTCGTAATGGTAATGAAAAGGCTGTTTGCTGGATTCAAAATGCCAGAGTTCTTCAGGCTAACTGCAAACTACCTAAACAACTATTTCCAGCGAATCTTCTGGGTGAAATTGTAGAATTTTATCACGAACAAACAGGAACTAGAATTTTTAACCATTCTATTACTGGTTCTGTTCCCTGCCTAACCCGATATATGAGTGCTTGGGCATCGTCTATTGATAATTTAACATGGCAAAAAAAGGATATTCTCTTTATTGTTGCAGCAGGAAATTTACCTCTCAACAGTAGAATTGGCTTTACAAGATTATCTGTGAGAGAACATATAGCAGCAAATCGACAATATCCAGACTATCTATTAGAAGATTCATGCAGAATTGCTAACCCTGCACAAAGTTTTCAAGCTTTAACGGTTGGCTCTATTGCTTTGAATTCTTATCATGCACCACCTTATTATTCGATTGCACAGAAAGATAAACCCTCCGCTTTTTCGTGCTGTGGATTAGGAATTTGGGAGACGATTAAACCGGAAGTAGTTGAGTATGGTGGAGATTTAGTAATAGATGAAGGTTTACCACCAAATATTACTTTTCCTAAAGATGTTTGTCCCGAATTAGTAAGATCAACTTTGAACGGTGGCCCAGCGATTGGGGCTGATAAAGTTGGTACTTCTTTTGCAGTACCCAAAGTAAGCCATATTGCTGCACGTCTTGCTGCTGAGTTACCTAATGAAAGTTGCCTTCTTTACCGTGCATTAATAGTACAATCAGCAAGATGGCCAGAATGGATAGTGGGATATGGTGGCGATAAACTGCACATCCTACGTCAAATTGGTTATGGTCTTCCTGATGTTGATCGTGCTTTGGGTAATGCTCCCAATAGAATCACTTTGATGACAACAGGAGAGCGCCGTATTGTAGCTAAACAAGCTCATATTTACCAAGTAAAACTGCCAGAAAAATTACGTTCTCAAGGAGAGGCATTTAAGATTCTTCTGGAGGTTACTTTATCATACAAAGCCCAACCACGTCGAACCCGTAGAAATCGCCGAAAATATCTTTCAACTTGGCTTGATTGGGAATGTAGTAAAAAAGGAGAAGATCCAGAACTTTTTAAGGCTAGAGTTTTGGAAGAGTTTGTTGCTCCAGAAGATGCGGAGAAGGGAGAAGGTCTTTTTAAATGGATGCTCGGCAAACAAAATCATCACGGAATAATTAAAGGTGTGTCTAGAAGTGCAGGAACCCTTCAGAAGGATTGGGCTGTTGTAAATTCATTTGAACTCACGGAAGCATTTTCTATTGCGGTAGTTGGACATGAAGGTTGGAATAACGATCCAGAAGCTAGCGTTCCATACTCTTTAGTTATGAGCTTTGAAGCTATACAAGTTGATATTCCAATTTATACGTCAATTGTCGAGGCTCAAGTTGAAACAGAGATTGAACCACTGATAGAAATTCAATCTATTGTAGGTAGCTGA
- the phoU gene encoding phosphate signaling complex protein PhoU, translating to MKAVDYTPNPQRPQLARAIRRLERDVLRMGALVEQSFRLSHQALFARNLTAAEELPRLDKKIDRFYRQIESDCTAIMTLQAPTAPDLRCLSAFMQLVRDLERIGDYAEDLAEIAIKIFPYAPHTSMPDIEAMSLHAQAMLATSLKALGDFDEAGGRRLKHLDDTVDDAYDRVYQTLAQQRDVPGVVEPIILLALAIRCLERMADHATNIGQRVAYIVTGQRS from the coding sequence GTGAAAGCTGTCGATTATACTCCCAATCCGCAAAGACCACAACTCGCACGCGCTATTAGGCGCTTAGAACGGGATGTATTACGCATGGGTGCCTTGGTAGAACAATCATTTCGCCTCAGCCACCAAGCGTTATTTGCTCGTAACTTAACAGCAGCTGAGGAACTCCCCCGATTAGATAAAAAGATCGATCGCTTTTATAGACAAATCGAATCAGACTGTACGGCGATTATGACGCTACAAGCGCCTACGGCTCCAGATTTGCGCTGCTTAAGTGCCTTTATGCAGCTGGTGCGAGACTTAGAGCGCATTGGCGATTATGCTGAGGATTTAGCTGAGATTGCGATTAAAATTTTTCCTTACGCGCCTCATACATCAATGCCCGACATTGAAGCTATGTCCCTTCACGCGCAGGCAATGCTAGCAACTAGCTTAAAGGCTTTGGGGGATTTTGATGAAGCTGGTGGACGCCGTTTAAAGCATCTGGATGATACTGTAGACGATGCCTACGATCGCGTTTATCAGACTTTAGCCCAACAACGGGATGTGCCTGGCGTAGTCGAGCCAATTATACTGCTGGCACTGGCAATTCGTTGTCTAGAACGCATGGCAGATCATGCTACGAATATCGGTCAAAGAGTAGCATATATTGT
- a CDS encoding winged helix-turn-helix domain-containing protein → MYTSESTKYSARTDIGQTSRILVVEDEELIQEMLAVALEEEGYGVITAPDGRSAIEYLKSFETNSGELPFDLVILDLMLPQINGLDICRLLRHQGNPVPILMLSAKGSETDRVLGLEVGADDYLTKPFSMRELVARCRALLRRQRLSNLPQIPVLKFKDVTLNPQECRVLVRGQEVSLSPKEFRLLELFMSYARRVWSREQLLDQVWGPDFVGDSKTVDVHIRWLREKLEQDPSHPEYIVTVRGFGYRFG, encoded by the coding sequence ATGTATACCAGTGAATCGACCAAATACTCTGCCAGAACGGACATTGGACAAACCAGCCGTATTCTAGTAGTAGAAGATGAAGAATTAATCCAGGAAATGCTAGCTGTAGCTCTGGAAGAAGAAGGTTATGGGGTGATAACAGCTCCCGATGGGCGGTCTGCTATAGAGTATCTCAAAAGTTTTGAAACCAATTCAGGGGAACTTCCCTTCGATCTGGTCATTCTTGATTTGATGCTGCCGCAAATCAATGGGCTAGATATTTGCCGTTTGCTGCGTCATCAAGGCAACCCAGTACCTATTTTAATGCTCAGTGCTAAGGGTAGTGAAACTGACCGTGTTTTGGGGTTAGAGGTGGGTGCAGATGACTACCTGACCAAACCCTTTAGTATGCGCGAGTTAGTTGCTCGTTGTCGCGCTTTACTCCGCCGCCAACGCCTAAGTAATTTACCACAAATACCTGTATTAAAATTTAAGGATGTCACCTTGAATCCTCAAGAATGTCGCGTGCTGGTTCGCGGTCAAGAAGTGAGTCTTTCTCCTAAAGAGTTCCGCTTGCTGGAACTGTTTATGAGTTACGCTCGCCGGGTATGGTCACGGGAACAATTGCTCGATCAGGTTTGGGGGCCGGATTTTGTCGGCGATAGTAAAACCGTAGACGTTCACATTCGGTGGTTGCGCGAAAAATTAGAGCAAGACCCCAGTCATCCCGAATATATTGTGACTGTAAGAGGTTTTGGCTATAGGTTTGGATAA